GCAAGAATCTCGACGGCAGTCGTGCACTGTCATACCGATGGTCTGAATTAGTCAACAGTAGCTTTGAAAGGTTTGAGATCAAAGGCTTATAATATATTGCCAGTTTCGCTGATGGGTGTACTAGCGACTGCAGAAGGGAGTTCATCCCACGGAAGTCCATTTGGCAACTTACATTGTAATCATATGCAAAACGGCTCTGGATGTGGAATGCTTTAAAGACTACTAGTGGCCAGGGAAGAGAGTTCATGTCACAAAAAGTCCGATTGGCAGCTTACATATGTAATGATATGCAAAATGGCTCTCTATATGGAATGCTTTTGGGACTCGTTTAATACAAAAGATTGGTGTCAGACTGGGATTGCTATAGAGAGATGGGTAATCCAATTCGTGCTAGGTGTAATGagttttcaaataataaaagagtacTCAAAACACTTGATTTGATAGCCTCTGTACGTGTAGTCTATCGTTTGGatcatttttataatgttTTCTTTCAAACCTGTCGCTCTGTCCTTCTTTGATAACAGATTTTTGGCATTTTAGGCTTTCAGTTTCCAATTAGGGAGCTAGTCAAGCCATTTGAAGTAATCAGAGTCTGCATTGATCAGAGGAGTCCAGTTCTGGCTGTAAGGTTTGTACGATTCTGCTCTCTACATGCTTATATCTAGAAGGCCCATCGTGTAGTCTAATATTACTCTTTCTGTTCTACATGCGAGCAAGATACATTGCAACACATTTATCTGGCTTTCCATGGGGATTCAATTATGTATAGACACATAATTTTACCCATCAACATTTGTTCTCATATCGATAGTAAAAAACTTCAACTATCAAAACTTTTTGCAGGTATGCATGCACTCTTCCACATGCACAGATATTGTTCTGCTCTATTATGAATGATTTTGGAAAGAAAGGGGATCTGGTTTCTGCTCTAAAAGCATACGAAGCACTGAAGCAAACAACCATAGGCCCTAATATGTTTGTCTACCGTACAATAATTGATGTTTGTGGTTTCTGTGAAGACTCTGTGAAGTCTAGGTACATTTACGAGGTAATCCACTTGCCTTGCCTTGTAAAGTTGGTGTAACTTTTACATACTCGTACAATTAAATGTGGTTCTTCTTCCACTTAGTTTTCCTATTATCTTCATACTTGACTATGAACATTTTAGGCTTTTCTCTAAGCATAATTTTTGTTGCAGGACTTGCTTAATCAGAAGGTCACTCCAAATATTTATGTTTTCAACAGCCTCATGAATGTCAATGCCCATGACTTGACCTATACTTTGCACATATACAATGATATGCGGGTAAATTCTCGTCTACCCACCATACTTGCTCATATACTTACTGATCATAGCAGGTTGATTGCATTACTGATTGTCACTTTTCTTTGCTGAAAGTGAATCTGTTATCATTTATTAAATCAATACTGAATTAATATGAAATGGAACCTTATTTTTTATGCAACAGAATCTAAATGTCAAGGCGGACATGGCATCCTATAATATTCTGTTGAAGGCATGCTGTCTAGCTGGAAGAGTTGATTTGGCCCGAGACATATACCGGGAAGTGCAGGATTTGGAGTCAGCAGGAGCATTAAAGTTGGATGTCTTCACTTACAGCACAATTATCAAGGTCGTCACTCTTAAGAACCCATCTGATATCATCTCTAGCACGtagtttcttctctttcttgcCCATTAAAAGTCGAAATGTGTTTAATGACATTTCCCTCTTAAAAGATCTTAATGCATACGTCATGACCTACAATTTTCAGGTCTTTGCAGATGCAAAGATGTGGCAAATGGCACTAAAGACTAAGGATGACATGCTATCTGCTGGTGTTACTCCTAATACAGTTACATGGTCATCATTGATCAGTGCCTGTGCAAATGCAGGTCTCGTAGAGCAGTCAATTCAATTATATGAAGAGATGCTGCAAGCTGGTTGTGAACCAAATTCACAGTGCTGCAACACACTTTTACATGCTTGTGTTGAGGCTTGTCAGTATGATAGGGCTTTCCGACTAGTCCAAGCCTGGAAGGATAGTAACACCAGCAAGACTTTGAGTGGAGATAGAGAGAGCATTACAGAGGAAGTGTTGGAAACTGAAGAAACTAGTGAATCTTCCTTAAGTTCTCCACAGCATATTTCTCCTTTGCATCATGCGAGCTTTCTTAAAACTTTTCGATTTGCCCCCACAATTACAACCTACAATATCCTGATGAAGGCCTGTGGAACTGACTTTTTCCGAGCAAAGGCTTTGATGGAGGAAATGAGGTCTGTTGGTCTCACCCCTAATCAAATAAGCTGGTCCATTTTAATCGATGTTTGTGGAGGCTCGGGGAATGTGGAGGGAGCAGTACAGGTATGATATGATATTTGTGTGTCCATGGTCACTCATCTTTAATTAGCAATTCACACAATCTTCCATACAGTTGGATCATTTAGCTGCCAATCTAATTCTTTGGGTTGTGATAATAGTGTGTTAGTATAGAAGGATGGTATTGGAATTAAGACGGCGatacttaaaaaaagaaaaaaagattctTATGTTACAATTAAAACTAGTTGAATACAACGCACGGGGACCATACAAataatctcttaattatttttgtagaggaaaatgttataaatatatacatgaattaaaatctcattaaagaaaattgagaTGAGACATatgtgaaaaaaatagaattgaattaaaatatgtgAGCAAATATTtcaaccaaaagaaaataataatctcTCCAAGcaaaaatatcataataaattAAGTGAAGAGAAAATCTGATGAAGCCTTTTTGAACGATCAAATTGACATAGATCGGTGTTGGTAGTGATGTGCAGGCAACGCGATATACATATAAAGCCCGCAAAGACACCAGCGCGTCTTTGCAAACGGAAATATAATGGTAAAGGTTCTGTGTAAACggtgtctatatatatagctccAAAATATAATGTAACATTGTATGTGCAATATATGTCTTCaaccatatacatatatatatccatgttcctataatatatgaaacaaatacatatattatatatagctgccaaataaaaattacaatacatATTTCATCGTatcaaatcatatatatattcctataATGCGAGATTGTGTATCATATTtagattctattatatatatatatatatcaaatatatatacgaaAGGTGGTATTTTGGCCGGTTATGTATACTATCAAAAGAatgttattaatatattttggttgccattttgtttttgcattctataattaaaagaaaaaaacttttgtTGCCTTCCTCATAAGGCTAATAACAAAATAGTCGTTTCTCTTAATAAGAAAGGTAGtatctttttaatatttacataattaaaatgattACGTGGCTTTGCTAGAGGGACCGTAATTTGACGAAGTGGCTTCTCCATGTTTCAAGTTTGGGAGGTGGCTTGTCtgagaatatatattgatGGCTAGTCTGGTGCATTTTCAAGTGAGAGATCTCACTTACTGGTCATTGACTTTTTCACCTGACTGGCAAATTTTAGATGGTAATTATTTGGCGATAAATGATGGACTTTCTGATATCTTAAAAGTAGTATCTAATCATGTTAGCTTGAGCACGTATTGCAATATTTTGTCTGCAGAGTTGTATTATTGAAGCATGACATCTTTCATCTGGTTAGTCTCCATCCATAAGCTTAATACTTATTAGGCACCTCTTTCTCTGAAGCAGATCTTGAAATCAATGCGTGTTGCCAAAGTTAAACCTGATGTAATTGCATACACAACAGCCATCAAGGTTAGAGCTCTTCATATGGTTAAGTTTGGTTATTCCACCAGAGGTAGGATTCTCTATCCAGTCTTTGTTGAACCAGATGTTGATGCATAATGCTGTATGTTAATAGGTCTGTGTGGAAAGCAAACGTCTGAAGTTAGCTTTCTCATTATTTGATGAGATGAAGAGGTGCCAAGTGCAGCCAAATTTGGTAAGTGGCTTTTTCCAGATAGTGTGCATTTTTCTGCTTATTAGTTTAAGGAAGTTCATTCTCTGGTTGGTGATGACCTAAATACATTTGGTGTTAATGGCACATAATTGATTTGCGTTAAAACCTTATGAGATGTATAGATGGGGATGCTCTAGGCAAGAACTAACATGGATGATTGACAGCCAAAACAACTTGACTGAGATGCCTAGTAGAGATTCTTCTTTCCTATAAAGGTGATAAAATAATCTTATTAGATGTCTTATCCATAGCAGAATCATCAGCATATTAGGCCCAGAGTGATGTTAAACTGATGAAGAATTTGAATGTTTGCACAGACTATTCTTTAACACAGTATCTGTTCCAGGTGACATATAATACACTGCTAAGGGCCCATAGCAGATACGGTTCATTAGACGAAGTGCAGCAGTGCCTAGCCATATATCAGGACATGCGGAAAGCAGGGTATGGCCCATTGCATAAATTGATGTTTTAATAACAGAACTTTTTTCATCTCATGATGGAGTGTTCATGACACAGGTACAAATCCAACGATTATTATCTCAAGCAATTGATTGAGGAATGGTGTGAAGGAGTGATACAAGGTAATAATCGAAAAATGCAAGAGTACACTTTGTCTGAAGAAACTGAACTGAGCGGGTCTCAGAGTCTTCTCCTTGAAAAGGTTGCGGTGAACTTGCAGAAGAGTGTAGCCGAAAGCCTCGCAGTTGATCTGCAGGGACTGACAAAGGTACAACTGACAGCCTCTTTCTACTGAGTGATTGACTGCTAAAGCGACTCCAATGAACAGTTTCAAGCAATAAAGATTTTAACTCAGGGAGATTGATTGATCACTTCTGCTCTATCTTGGCATGAAGAAAGCATCTTCTTTCCATGTGCCCTGATTGTCGTGCCTTCTTCCCTCAAACTTGTAACAGGTTGAAGCTCGGATTGTTGTTTTAGCAGTGTTACGGATGATCAAGGAAAACTACATTTTTGGTATGGGCAACTTATTACCTATACTTGcataaagaaaaggaaattttgCAAGACATCCACCTCTGAATATCGATTATGTTGGAACAAATATTAGACATTATAATCATTGGACATTTTGATTCAAACTGCAGGTAATTCAGTTCAAGATGACATCTCGATCATACTAGGAGTCAGCAAACCAAATGCAAATAGAAATCCTGAGGTCAAAGATGCTGTAATTAGACTACTGCAAGACGAACTGGGGCTCGAGGTTCTCGTTGTAGGACCCAAACTGGAAAGGACTCCGGCCAGTTCACCTATCGAGATGGAGAGCTCAACCAGGAGACCAGCTATTCTCCAGAGGCTGAAGGTTAGGAAGAAATCATTGCATCAGTGGTTGCAGAGAAGAGCTTTTGCACCTAGGAAATAAATCTGTATATCATTCTCCATTCATTCAATACAGAATAAGTCTTGTTCTTCCTCTGATATGAGCtgtattatatatgtaatatataccATCTAAAgcatatctaataaatcgatCATTGCTTAATTGATTCGGGTTTTCACCAGTGTCACATGTTTGAGCTATTACATTGATTCCAAGAAAAACACCAGAACCTTTAGATGACTACAATTCTAAATAACAAGAGACAACGTTTGCTTCTCTCACAATAAACTGATACTGAGAGCTACATGATCAGAACATTATCAATAGAAACAAGTTTTTGGGCTGTATGTCAATTTCCCAATAAAGGAAAGCATGAAATTCCCATCTCCCTCGAATCCATTTGCAGCTCAATTCAAATCCAGTCCTGTTGCTGCAGTTTCAGGGGCAAGTAAACCTCGGACAGGTACTGAAATCCGAATGTACTCAAAGCCTGAATTTCAGCCTTCTGCTTTGTCTTCACCATCAAAGATAGCTCCTCGACCCACCCCGGGTTTTTCTTCACGAAATCCTCCTCCAACATATCCTTCCCAGTCTTAATATCCTGCTCGGTCATCGACAACCTGCACTCCTCCGGTATCTTGTACTTATCCAAGTCGCTCGGCCTCACCCCCAGCCACTTGATATCGGGGGTCGTCAAATTTGCACTATCATAGGACATGTTCTTCGACCCGCAACCATAAACAGATAAGATCTTTAAACCGTAAGGGTCGCTGTCCACTAGAGCAAGGACAGGCAATTTTAGCTCCATCTTCATTTTCCTCAAAAACAACCTCGTGGCCACATCGGGCTGCCCTTTGGCAGTTACAATGATGCATGGGAACCGATTGTAGAACCTGTCCTCTGCTAATCGAATAAAAGCGGCATCCTTTTCGACCAGCAGTATGAATAGCGCATCACTCTGCATATCCCCAACCCTATCGATGTTCGGAGGAATGGCCTTTCCTCCCATACCCATCTTCGTACAGTCGATCATATCACCATTGTCGCTGAATATAAGCCTCCCAACAACCACTCCCTTCTCGGAAGCGATCACGTTAAGGCTAGATCTAGTGCATCCCAGCATACAGGAGACATCATCAAGGACGGCATCGGACTGGGTCTGGTCCTGGAAGAGCTTGACGTCGGTGTAGAATAGGTCACGCTTGGTGACATGGATGCTCTTGATGCAGAGCTGAAGAATGAGCTGGAGGATGCGGGCGGTTATGGTGGACTTGCGGACAGTGGAGACGTTAGCGAAGGGGCGGAGGGTGTTCTTATCCTTGAGAACGATGCGGTCGAGTTCCGGGACGTAGAGCTGGTTCGCGGAGGAGCGGGAAGGGACGTCGAAGGAGCAGCCATCACCGGAGAGGATGGATTTAGCGACTCTGAGGATTAGGGATTCGATTTTGGACTGGACGGAGTCGAGGGAGAGGTCCGTGACCTCACGGCAggtggaggagagagagagatcggcGAGGGTTAGCGTTTTGGAGGTGGAGGCGGAAGATGAGGAGGCGGAGAGAGATCGGATGGTCTGAAGGATGATAGAGTCGGGTTTGAGGCGGTTCTTGAAGGTGAGGGCTGAGTCCTCGCCGTCGTCGTCGGAGCGGCGGCGCTTCTTCTTCTCCGGCGCCATGAGGGTAGAGAGACGAGAGATAGAGTGAAGCGAGAACCGATAGCGGCAGAGTGGCTGAGAGCGGGAAAATGACCGCGGGAGCGATGCCACCAATTAGGTCATCGCACAATACAATCAATTAATTGCACTACCCGTACTCCCatttcatcaaaaataaaGAAGCAGAAGATCCATGTACTGAAGCTCGTTGTGATGGGGCGAAAAGGCATGTGGTTGGCATACAAATGATCAGACCGAAATCCAATATGACATAAGTATGTTTTTTTCCTAGGTGGCAGATTACGCCCTCATTACGGGTGTAATTTGGGCTCGGAAATTTCATTTGGACTTTCCCATGCATTATGAGATTCCACCAAATGGTGCAATCTCTAAATACTAAAATCGATGTTGATATTTGGAGATTAAGTTAGCGTTTGGTGGCAGAGTTAAGTGTGATTCAGTTTAATTAtaaacttttttaaaatttcaaaacgatGCAAaactttcattttatttttaaaatgtatccacccctttttctctctctcttcgactcttcttcaacattctctctctctcttcttcccctATCGTTCAGTTCACCTAAACCTTTGCAATCTTCAAATCAAACTTGCACATCAATATGCCTCGTCCGCCTTTCCCGCAATCGGCCTCTATGCCTTGAACTGCAGCAGCAAGGGTTCAATCAAAGCCTAGGTGCTTCGATTCGGGGCATGAGGAGCCCTTTTACAATCAAAGGGTATAATTGTAAAACTATTTTACTTTCCaattgatttatttaatataccaAACGTAATAATCTCAAATTacgatatattttattaaatacatAATAACTCATCAAACACAGTAATATTATATTCCTTGTAAAATGACAATCCCAAACTAAATTTCCCCCACAATCTAATATTCCATGTAATCTGAGATTAAGCGAACCAAACGCCCTGTAAATTAAAATTCTAGCCCGATGCATCCTTTTTTGCCTCGATATTGTTTCCATAATCAAGTTCATAATCTCTCTGCTGTTGGTCTGAAACACCCCGCAATAGTACAACTCAAAAGAGCTAAATTGAAATGCATTAGAAATCACAATTGAAGGCTTAAAAGACTTTTTTCCACTAGAAACTGTGTGTGCA
The sequence above is drawn from the Punica granatum isolate Tunisia-2019 chromosome 5, ASM765513v2, whole genome shotgun sequence genome and encodes:
- the LOC116207552 gene encoding pentatricopeptide repeat-containing protein At5g02830, chloroplastic codes for the protein MRAVLIHSSSSSSSSSAISPQTPAPHHHLHRQSRPSKTSLPRQLPVPPPHPVSAAHPHPHSTFRWDNLSPPPLAPDLRSSADVASRIAGDGRLEELPAIMDGVIESGPEASRFLTALNMDMVEMGLCRGLREGKLWSFIEVLRRFEKLGVEPMKLVGKNVVSLVGRECRRLLECGDIRGLVQVMETLSGFQFPIRELVKPFEVIRVCIDQRSPVLAVRYACTLPHAQILFCSIMNDFGKKGDLVSALKAYEALKQTTIGPNMFVYRTIIDVCGFCEDSVKSRYIYEDLLNQKVTPNIYVFNSLMNVNAHDLTYTLHIYNDMRNLNVKADMASYNILLKACCLAGRVDLARDIYREVQDLESAGALKLDVFTYSTIIKVFADAKMWQMALKTKDDMLSAGVTPNTVTWSSLISACANAGLVEQSIQLYEEMLQAGCEPNSQCCNTLLHACVEACQYDRAFRLVQAWKDSNTSKTLSGDRESITEEVLETEETSESSLSSPQHISPLHHASFLKTFRFAPTITTYNILMKACGTDFFRAKALMEEMRSVGLTPNQISWSILIDVCGGSGNVEGAVQILKSMRVAKVKPDVIAYTTAIKVCVESKRLKLAFSLFDEMKRCQVQPNLVTYNTLLRAHSRYGSLDEVQQCLAIYQDMRKAGYKSNDYYLKQLIEEWCEGVIQGNNRKMQEYTLSEETELSGSQSLLLEKVAVNLQKSVAESLAVDLQGLTKVEARIVVLAVLRMIKENYIFGNSVQDDISIILGVSKPNANRNPEVKDAVIRLLQDELGLEVLVVGPKLERTPASSPIEMESSTRRPAILQRLKVRKKSLHQWLQRRAFAPRK
- the LOC116207553 gene encoding DNA topoisomerase 6 subunit A: MAPEKKKRRRSDDDGEDSALTFKNRLKPDSIILQTIRSLSASSSSASTSKTLTLADLSLSSTCREVTDLSLDSVQSKIESLILRVAKSILSGDGCSFDVPSRSSANQLYVPELDRIVLKDKNTLRPFANVSTVRKSTITARILQLILQLCIKSIHVTKRDLFYTDVKLFQDQTQSDAVLDDVSCMLGCTRSSLNVIASEKGVVVGRLIFSDNGDMIDCTKMGMGGKAIPPNIDRVGDMQSDALFILLVEKDAAFIRLAEDRFYNRFPCIIVTAKGQPDVATRLFLRKMKMELKLPVLALVDSDPYGLKILSVYGCGSKNMSYDSANLTTPDIKWLGVRPSDLDKYKIPEECRLSMTEQDIKTGKDMLEEDFVKKNPGWVEELSLMVKTKQKAEIQALSTFGFQYLSEVYLPLKLQQQDWI